TTCCTTGTCCATGTCCACGGCGTCGGCCCCGTAGATGGTGCGGGGCTTGAATTCCTTGACCACGTCGCCCTGGTAGTCCGAGGCGTCGTAGGTGCCGGGAACGTGCTTTCCGTTGGTCCGGGTCATGCCGCTGCGCAGGTCGGCGGTGCCGATGGCGTTCTGGAGGTCGGATTCGAAATCCAGGGAGCGGGCCTTGTACCCGGGTATGTTGATGTTGGCCAAATTGGACATGACGAGGTTTTGACGCTCCAGGCGCAGATCCATGACCTTGGCGATCAAGTTCGCGTTGGCTCCGTAGATGTCCGTCATGGCGTGGCTCCTTGGGCGGCGGCTGATTTTGCCGGGCTCTCTTCGCTCGGCGGGAGGCCGCCCCGGCCCATCTCATAGCAACTCCCGTTCCAAATGATTAACCATCCGGAATGTAAGAAAAACATCCAAAATGGCGTAACCTGGCATGCGGCGTGCTCCTCTTATTATGGTTGCCTGCCCGTCGGAGGAATTTGCCTGTCCCGGCGGTTGGCACGCAGATTGCTTGGGTGATCTCGCCGGTGTGCCGGTCCCCGGGAGGGACATTCGTCGGACACCGGTTGCGGAAGGGGAGGCGGGAGGCCAGGACGGCCATCCCGGCTTGGGAGAATCGACAGGACGCCACGCCCGGGAGAAGGTTTTGGCGAGGCGTCCATCACCGGAGGGGACAGTCATGAGCGGTCATCTGGACTACGAAATCAACAAGGAACTGGGCGAGTGCTACTTGTTCATGGGCGACCTGGACAAAGCCGAAGAGTATTACCGTAAGGCCATGAGCTCCAATGGAGTCCATCCCGAGCCCTACCTGGGGCTGGCCACCATCTGCGTGCACCGGGGCAACCTGGACGACGCCTTCAGCTTCTACCGCAAGGCGGCCAACGTCGAGGCCAGCGACAAGTCGCTGTCGGGCATGGCCCTGATCGAGATGGAACGCGGCGAGCACGACGCGGCCTTCAGCCACTTCTCGCAGGCTCTGGACCACAACCCCGAGAACATGGTGGCGCTCTACAGCATCATCAGGATCGGCCAGGCCACGGGACGCCTGGGCGAAGTGGTTCCCCATCTGGAGAACTACCTGTCCATCGAGCCCCTGAAGCACGACATGAGGTACTCCCTGGCGGGATGCCTGGTGGCCGCCGGACGCGAAGGCGACGCCAAGGCCCAGTTGGACCGTATCCTCGAGCACGACCCGGCCCATGCCTGCGCCGTGGAACTCAAGGACCACCTGGAAGCCAAAGCGGCTTAAAGCGCGCTCCGGAACAATTTTTCGACGAATCTCCCCTCCCCCATTGGTTCCCGGTCCGGTACCGCTCCCGGCGGCCGGACCGGGAATCAAATCAAGACGGGCGGGAGATGACGGAACCGGGTTGCCAAGCGCGGGCTATTTTGGCACTGCCAAGCCAAAACAAGCGAGGCAGCCATGGATCTATTGCCCATTCGCAGGGCCATTCTCTCGGTCACGGACAAGTCCGGACTGGCCGGGTTCGCCGCATTCCTGCACGAAAACGGCGTGGAGCTTGTCTCCACCGGCGGCACCAAGAAGGCCATGACCGACGCGGGGCTTCCCGTCACGGCCGTGGACCAGGTCACGGGATTCCCCGAAATGCTGGGCGGCCGGGTAAAAACCCTGCACCCCAACATCCACGCGGGCATCCTGGCCGACAAGGACAATCCCGAACACCTCTCCACCCTTGAGTCCTTCAAACTCAAGCCCTTCGACCTCATCTGCGTCAACCTCTACGACTTCGCCAAGGCCGCACAGGCCAAAGCCTCCCTCAAGGACGCCGTAGAACAGATTGACATCGGCGGCCCCACCATGCTCCGGGCCTCCGCCAAGAACTTCCACAGCATCCTGGTCGTGCCGTCCCCGGTCCATTACGAGGCCATCGTGGCCGAACTGAAGGCCAACGGCATGAAGGCGACCCTGCCCCTGCGGCACAAAATGGCCGTGGAGACCTTCAAGGCCACCTCAGCCTACGATGCCATGATCGCGGGGTATCTGGGACAGTAGAAGAGTAAGAGAAGAGGGAGGCGCTTCAGGCGGCAGGGGAGGCTGAAGAGGAAGATGCCTCCGGCGGCCAAAGGGACCAGTCCCTTTGGAATCCCCAGTTGCTTCGCGTCGGGTGATGTGAAGCCGGACAAGATGCGAAAGAAGGCAGGAAGCGCGCAAGGCCGCGCTTCCTGCCTTTATTTGTGGAGAATTCCAGGGCGTCGGGGCCTGGCACAAAGCGCTTGAGAAAAACGCGCTGCCGGGGGGAGCGGAAGATCAATCCCGATGCGTCAAAATCCTTGCGGCGGAAGCGATGATCTCGTTCTTCGCTTTCGCGTCCTTGCCGTCCTGGGTGTAATACACGGCCAGGATGACCGCGCCTCCGCCGTCGGGCCAGAACACGGCGACGTCGTTCGTCGTGCCGTAATCCCCCGTGCCCGTCTTGTCGCCCACGACCCAGCCGGAGGGAATCCCGGCGCGGATGCGCTGGTTGCCCGTCGTATTGTTCAGCAGCCAGTGCATAAGAATATCCTGCTGTATTTTGGGAAGGACATTCCCAAAAAACAAGCTGCGGATGGCGTTGGCCATGCTGTCGGGCGTGCTGGTGTCCCTCGGATCGCCGGTGATGGCGGTGTTGAGTTCGGGCTCCCGCCTGTCCAGGCGGAAAGCGTCGTCCCCCAGGCCCCTGGCGAACGCCGTGACGGCTTCCGGGCCGCCGAAATGGCGCATCAGGATATTGGTCGCGGCGTTGTCGCTGTACATGATGGCTGCGCCGCACAGGTCCGAGACGGTCATCTCCTCGCCGATCTGCTTGGACACGATGGGGGCGTATTTCTCGATGTCCAGGCCCGTTATCCGAAAACGCTTGTCGAGGAGCTTGGGGTCCTCGACGCTCTGGTGGAGAATCTTCGCGACAAGAATGATCTTGAACGTGCTGCAAAAGGGGAAACGCTCGCCGCCCCGGTAGGACACGAGCGATCCGTCGCGCGTGTCCAGCATGGCCACGCCCAGGCGGCCGCCGTGCTGGCGTTCCAGCTCAGCGATTTTCTGGAGGGGAGATGCGGGCTGCTGTGCGCGGGAGGCTCCGGCGCCCGCGATCAGCATGAGAGCGAGCAGCAAGAAGGAGGCGAAAGTGCGGGGGAGGCGTCCGGACATGGCGTTGATCGTTCCTCGGGTCAATGCGTTCAACCAAAAGACGCTTTCGCCGGGCGCGCCCTCGCATATCCCGCGAAGCGATAAGCCGGGGTCCGGGGGGGGGGGGGGGGCCCCCCCCCCCCCCCGGCACGATTTTTTTGTCGAGCAGGGGGCGACCCCACCCGCCACAGCAACCGCTAAAACAAAACGCGGGTGGCCGGGGGCGCCCCCCCGCATACCCCGGGGGGGGGGGGGGGGGGGGGGGGGGGGCGGCCCCCCCCCCCGCACCCCGGAGGCATCTTTTCTTATCCGATGCGCTGCTCGACGAGACGCGCCATGTCCTCGTCCGCGTTCTCGCGGCGAAGGCCCTCGGCCACGCCCCGGCGGTCCGGCTCCGGGCGGTTCTGGCTCACCTTCCACTTGCCTTCGATAT
The DNA window shown above is from Fundidesulfovibrio terrae and carries:
- the bla gene encoding class A beta-lactamase codes for the protein MSGRLPRTFASFLLLALMLIAGAGASRAQQPASPLQKIAELERQHGGRLGVAMLDTRDGSLVSYRGGERFPFCSTFKIILVAKILHQSVEDPKLLDKRFRITGLDIEKYAPIVSKQIGEEMTVSDLCGAAIMYSDNAATNILMRHFGGPEAVTAFARGLGDDAFRLDRREPELNTAITGDPRDTSTPDSMANAIRSLFFGNVLPKIQQDILMHWLLNNTTGNQRIRAGIPSGWVVGDKTGTGDYGTTNDVAVFWPDGGGAVILAVYYTQDGKDAKAKNEIIASAARILTHRD
- a CDS encoding tetratricopeptide repeat protein, whose product is MSGHLDYEINKELGECYLFMGDLDKAEEYYRKAMSSNGVHPEPYLGLATICVHRGNLDDAFSFYRKAANVEASDKSLSGMALIEMERGEHDAAFSHFSQALDHNPENMVALYSIIRIGQATGRLGEVVPHLENYLSIEPLKHDMRYSLAGCLVAAGREGDAKAQLDRILEHDPAHACAVELKDHLEAKAA
- a CDS encoding IMP cyclohydrolase translates to MDLLPIRRAILSVTDKSGLAGFAAFLHENGVELVSTGGTKKAMTDAGLPVTAVDQVTGFPEMLGGRVKTLHPNIHAGILADKDNPEHLSTLESFKLKPFDLICVNLYDFAKAAQAKASLKDAVEQIDIGGPTMLRASAKNFHSILVVPSPVHYEAIVAELKANGMKATLPLRHKMAVETFKATSAYDAMIAGYLGQ
- the flgB gene encoding flagellar basal body rod protein FlgB codes for the protein MTDIYGANANLIAKVMDLRLERQNLVMSNLANINIPGYKARSLDFESDLQNAIGTADLRSGMTRTNGKHVPGTYDASDYQGDVVKEFKPRTIYGADAVDMDKEMSTMAKNSLMYNALTTVMKSNFDGISKIIAEGGK